The DNA window TATCTGGAATTTAATTTATCGTGTCAGTGGTGAATGGGTTCCCCTAATCAATAACGGTATTCTCTATTCGCCTAGCGGTTCTGATTGGATAACCTCAATTGCGGAAGATTTTAGAAAAGTTGACACTGAAGCATTAGTGTTGTCTTATGAAAATGAGGATATTGGACAGAACATTTATGAAAAGCATTCTGTTGGTAATCCTAATGTAGTAGTGGGCTGTGAATATGATTTTAATTCGAGTTTCAATATTGACGCTGACTATAAGCCGTTTTGGGATGGTCGTATTAGATTAGATTCTGCAAATTATGGTATTCACATTGGCGCTTCTCTAAGCCGTTGGGCAGCGGCAGATGGAGATTTGCAAGCTTCTGATATTCTATCAATTACGTCTTTAGATGAACTAACAAGCCGATTTTCAAAATCTTTAGT is part of the Lusitaniella coriacea LEGE 07157 genome and encodes:
- a CDS encoding capsular polysaccharide synthesis protein, whose protein sequence is MSHVFTYWEGTPYAFTRVCLNSITSIFGSNHIHLTPDSIEDYIGLNLSVKKCKHLSFKSDYIRTMLLERYGGWWFDCDVLLFKNPQCLIKKNKPHIWNLIYRVSGEWVPLINNGILYSPSGSDWITSIAEDFRKVDTEALVLSYENEDIGQNIYEKHSVGNPNVVVGCEYDFNSSFNIDADYKPFWDGRIRLDSANYGIHIGASLSRWAAADGDLQASDILSITSLDELTSRFSKSLVSQYLNMKSQQ